The stretch of DNA CGGGGATGTCAGTATCGGTGCCATGGGCTGGGCATCAGGCGAATCAATTACCGCTGTTGCCACATTTGTTCTCGAGGTCGGTTACGGATGTAACGTAACCGTCGTCCCGACAGATACAGTTCCCGCAGTAACCTCGCTTGCCGAGAATGGCCAGCCCGACATTGTGCCCGAGGTATGGCGCAATTCGGCACCGGTCTATGCCGAACTGGTATCTGCCGGCAAGGTGATCACAGCGTCCGACGTTTTCGCAAATGGCGGTGAAGAAGGTTGGTGGGTTCCGACCTGGCTGGTCGACAAGCACCCCGAGCTGGCAACGATCGACGGTATTCTGGCGAATCCTGACAAGGTTGGCGCCAGGTTTCACAACTGTCCTGTTGGATGGGGCTGCCGCATCGTGAATGACAATCTGAAGGTCGTACACCAGCTTGAGGCCAATGGGATCGAGGTCTTCGATCATGGTTCCGGTGCCAACCTCGGTGCGTCCATCGCGTCGGCCTTTGCCGACAATGAGCCGTGGTTCGGCTATTACTGGGGTCCGACAGCGGTTCTTGGCAAGTACAAGATGACAAAGGTCGATATCGGTGCCATCGATGCCGCCCAGCATGCCGTCAACCAGAAGGCTGATGCCGATCCTGCCGCCATCGGTGTGTCCGGCTTCCCGTCAGCACCGGTGCTGAAT from Alphaproteobacteria bacterium LSUCC0719 encodes:
- a CDS encoding ABC transporter substrate-binding protein, with amino-acid sequence MKKFLSVLGVATAALSMNISAAKADCGDVSIGAMGWASGESITAVATFVLEVGYGCNVTVVPTDTVPAVTSLAENGQPDIVPEVWRNSAPVYAELVSAGKVITASDVFANGGEEGWWVPTWLVDKHPELATIDGILANPDKVGARFHNCPVGWGCRIVNDNLKVVHQLEANGIEVFDHGSGANLGASIASAFADNEPWFGYYWGPTAVLGKYKMTKVDIGAIDAAQHAVNQKADADPAAIGVSGFPSAPVLNAITADFAAREPAVADFVKKMSFPNDVISSMLAWKEENNASADEAAAWVLTNHTDMVMAWVNDSAKAKLAERL